One genomic region from Neospora caninum Liverpool complete genome, chromosome V encodes:
- a CDS encoding F2J6.5 protein, related, whose amino-acid sequence MPAFAADEGQAALSADEEAELQEAIRLSMCEFGSALVAGERGAPGDATPRTDQRRNSREDALALNEDAELQRAIQESLLSAASPSPGAATRPALPPLDTGVARQSLPDLAWLGEHSPSSAHAAAALPLCASLAPEDDISDLLLPRSRPTQKKPRDRCKPPAAWQREEEDELAIFSRTLLPQTREGLPPSGAGGTCLRCGVSLASPLERAPRAEARAPSPASEASTDNGGEEAEGEKLSRGWGPSLRVCTACERACVRGALRSLLREGQADPDSPALRQELLAALAPLDRREVKRLVGRVFGLGASRSIGAEDIARWFNHPFLFASDAPSPPSSTSDGLLDGPPGAFGDSTFCPWGLAQFHGGPCGLLASVQCFLLRALFFSPSRAKRYSSLLQSSFSSSSSALPASTSTSSAAVQSAPAEGDRPGLRLNAECASLLPLGGTQGHALVEALAAILFQATERSHYVVALADFEASGLTLEARGPGSRAGTDEALVSAVRVLVREFDNIQDVMLFYWKFYKLLLQDAAAVLSFLFSVVLTRGVDKVLADADTPDQPLLGVYGHCNQELVNLLLLGAGTSNVWDGDKKLGTDRETGAETVLGGVRKRPIVGFLTEMEALRYCEVGDRYKHPHYPLWVLGSGNHYTTLFCRDLLAAALGALRQAEMEAQVAFKAIDQENNTFIFTQQLRPLLDLLGQAHMEAEARGAMGAADGVVLWTEFLAWYTRVIVGMKTARGPSMRRYLVELQDADLRHAQPDAFEVARLLWTRWPAATVTEIPLLPLVE is encoded by the exons ATGCCGGCGTTCGCAGCAGACGAGGGCCAAGCAGCCCTCTCGGCGGACGAGGAGGCTGAGCTGCAGGAGGCGATTCGCCTGTCGATGTGCGAGTTCGGAAGCGCCTTGGTGGcgggcgagcgaggcgcccCCGGAGACGCCACGCCGCGCACCGACCAGAGACGCAACTCGCGGGAAGACGCGCTCGCCCTTAACGAGGACGCCGAGCTCCAACGGGCCATCCAGGAGTCCCTCCTCTCAG CCGCATCGCCGTCTCCTGGAGCTGCTACGCGGCCCGCGCTTCCCCCCCTGGACACCGGAGTCGCGCGGCAGAGCCTCCCCGACCTCGCATGGCTCGGCGAGCATTCGCCCTCgagtgcgcatgcagcggcggccttgcctctctgtgcgtcgctCGCTCCCGAGGACGACATCTCGGACCTCCTTCTCCCCCGGTCCCGGCCCacgcagaagaagccgcgcgaTCGATGCAAACCGCCTGCTGCCTGGCaacgcgaagaggaagacgaactcGCGATCTTCTCCAGAACTCTCCTGCCACAGACCCGCGAAGGCTTGCCCCCGTCGGGTGCGGGCGGCACGTGTCTCCGGTGTGGCgtgtctctggcgtctcctttGGAGCGCGCAccgagagcggaggcgcgcgcgccttcgccggctAGCGAAGCGAGCACGGACAACGGCGgggaagaggccgagggcgagaagctCTCGCGAGGCTGGGGACCGTCCCTGCGAGTCTGCACTGCATGCGAGCGAGCGTGCGTGCGCGGCGCGCTGCGCTCGCTCCTCCGCGAAGGCCAGGCCGACCCTGACTCGCCTGCGCTCCGGCAAGAACTCCTTGCAGCGCTCGCGCCGCTGGACAGAAGGGAAGTGAAGCGCCTCGTCGGCCGCGTCTTCGgtctcggcgcctccaggTCGATAGGCGCCGAAGACATCGCAAGATG GTTCAATCACCCGTTCCTGTTTGCCTCGGAcgctccgtctccgccgagTTCGACGTCTGACGGTCTTCTCGACGGCCCGCCGGGCGCCTTTGGAGACTCGACCTTTTGCCCCTGGGGCCTTGCGCAGTTCCACGGAGGGCCGTGCGGactcctcgcctccgttcagtgctttcttctccgcgcgctcttcttctccccttcccgcGCCAAGCGGtactcctctctgctccagtcttctttctcgtcttcttcttccgccttgcCTGCGTCAACTTCAACCTCGTCTGCAGCTGTTCAAAGTGCGCCCGCGGAGGGCGACCGGCCAGGGTTGCGCCTGAATGCGGAGTGCGCGAGTTTGTTGCCTCTGGGGGGGACGCAAGGCCACGCGTTGGTGGAGGCGCTCGCAGCGATTTTGTTTCAGGCGACGGAGCGGTCGCACTACGTCGTGGCGCTTGCCGATTTCGAGGCCTCCGGCCTGACTCTCGAGGCCCGAGGCCCAGGAAGCCGTGCGGGAACAGACGAGGCGCTCGTTTCCGCAGTCCGGGTCCTCGTGCGAGAATTCGACAACATCCAAGACGTCATGCTGTTCTACTGGAAATTCTACAAACTCCTCCTCCAGGACGCGGCTGCAGtactctccttcctcttctccgtcgtcctcACGCGCGGCGTCGACAAG GTTCTTGCGGATGCAGACACGCCGGACCAACCGTTGCTTGGGGTGTATGGACACTGCAACCAAGAGCTGGTGAACCTCCTGCTGCTGGGAGCGGGGACGAGCAACGTCTGGGACGGCGACAAGAAGCTCGGaaccgacagagagacaggcgcggagacagttcTCGGCGGCGTCCGGAAACGACCCATCGTCGGCTTCCTCACAGAGATGGAAGCGCTCCG ATACTGCGAAGTGGGCGACCGGTACAAACATCCGCACTATCCTCTCTGGGTACTTGGAAGCGGCAACCACTACACCACTCTCTTTTGCCGGGATCTTCTGGCTGCGGCGCTCGGCGCGCTTCGCCAGGCCGAAATG GAAGCGCAGGTGGCGTTCAAGGCGATTGACCAAGAAAACAACACCTTCATTTTcacgcagcagctgcgacCCCTGCTCGACCTCCTCG GCCAGGCACACAtggaggccgaggcgcgaggcgctaTGGGAGCTGCCGATGGTGTCGTGTTGTGGACCGAGTTTCTCGCGTGGTACACGCGCGTGATCGTGGGCatgaagacggcgagag GCCCCAGCATGAGGCGGTACTTGGTGGAGCTGCAAGACGCGGATTTGCGCCACGCGCAGCCTGACGCTTTCGAGGTCGCGCGGCTCCTGTGGACGCGCTGGCCCGCAGCGACCGTGACGGAaattcctctcctccctctcgtcgAGTGA
- a CDS encoding putative pinin/SDK/memA/ domain-containing protein yields MNESRLRQEIRKLVTEQRQLNRRLQQQRRPPGALFSFDRKEESPATSLPQKGGPPDASPPQTGLSQEPVQAALGNGAEVPGERPTYSFEGEDFQVEKRAHKQKQQEERVAQKLAMSQKNIAKIARLEWEERRQQEQLRLEEVSTELANKENELMRLHLVKHYKNMEVFIGTEAQPTLFWSPAKWDDTTRRLQEQTKLWIRTKVEHIEETDYTYRPQGASAGRDEPERAESKTESETAGAGEERTAAHSAEDASEPQVDKNRVSEDSDEARDKSSEKKS; encoded by the exons ATGAACgagtcgcgtcttcgccaggAAATCCGCAAGCTCGTAACTGAGCAGCGACAGTTGAATCGTCGcctgcagcagcagcggcggcCCCCGGGGGCGCTGTTTTCTTTCGaccgaaaggaagaaagtcCCGCGACTTCGCTCCCGCAGAAAGGCGGCCCTCcagacgcctcgccgccccaGACCGGCCTTTCTCAGGAGCCTGTCCAAGCTGCGCTCGGAAACGGTGCAGAG GTGCCTGGCGAGCGGCCGACGTACTCcttcgagggcgaggactTCCAAGTGGAAAAACGC GCACACAAGCAGAAGCAGCAAGAGGAGCGCGTCGCCCAGAAGCTGGCGATGAGCCAGAAGAACATCGCAAAGATTGCGCGACTCGAGTGGGAG gaaaggcgacagcaAGAGCAGCTGCGGTTGGAGGAGGTTTCCACGGAGTTGGCCAATAAAGAAAACGAACTCATG CGCCTGCATCTCGTCAAGCACTACAAGAATATGGAAGTCTTCATCGGCACCGA aGCTCAGCCAACCCTCTTCTGGTCGCCTGCAAAGTGGGACGATACCACGCGGCGGCTGCAAGAGCAGACGAAATTGTGGATCCGA ACAAAAGTTGAGCACATCGAAGAAACCGATTACACGTACCGGCCGCAAGGCGCCTCTGCAGGGCGTGACGAACCGGAGCGCGCAGAGTCGAAGACGGAGAGTGAAACCGCGGgcgccggcgaagaacggaCTGCGGCGCACAGTGCAGAAGACGCATCTGAACCGCAAGTTGACAAGAATAGAGTCTCTGAAGATTCTGATGAGGCAAGGGACAAATCgtccgagaagaaaagctaG